In Desulfobotulus mexicanus, a genomic segment contains:
- a CDS encoding GGDEF domain-containing response regulator, whose translation MTRILVVDDDSAIRSAMETYISLNGFHTVAVSSAEEAMDHLRQCGPMDVVITDIMMEGMSGLELTEHIRATYDTDVIIMTGYSAEYSYEEAIRRGASDIIFKPARFEEILLRLKRVLRERKLTQEREVMLAKLQELSITDELTRLFNSRHFYSRLEKEVERFHRYQRPLSLLLLDIDYFKDYNDSHGHLEGDRVLMRMGAIIKNSLRIMDSAYRYGGEEFTVLLPETEVKEALVVAQRIQEGLASEKFFPASMPQPVYITVSIGITEYITEENLVTFIQRADMAMYCSKKNGRNQITTLMSNDCRESMQCLKSWSSKIPD comes from the coding sequence ATGACCCGAATTCTTGTTGTGGACGATGACAGTGCCATCCGCTCTGCCATGGAAACCTATATCAGTTTGAACGGTTTCCATACGGTAGCGGTATCCAGTGCAGAAGAAGCCATGGATCACCTCAGACAATGCGGGCCTATGGATGTGGTCATCACGGACATCATGATGGAGGGCATGTCCGGCCTTGAGCTGACGGAACATATCCGCGCCACCTATGATACAGATGTGATTATCATGACCGGATACAGTGCGGAATACTCCTATGAGGAAGCCATAAGAAGGGGTGCCAGCGACATTATTTTCAAACCGGCACGTTTTGAAGAAATTCTTCTGCGTCTTAAACGGGTTCTGCGGGAAAGGAAACTGACCCAGGAGCGGGAAGTAATGCTGGCAAAACTTCAGGAGCTATCCATCACCGATGAGCTGACCCGCCTGTTCAATTCCAGACATTTCTACTCCCGCCTTGAAAAAGAGGTAGAACGTTTTCACAGATACCAGCGTCCTTTATCTCTGCTGCTCCTCGACATCGACTACTTTAAGGATTATAATGACAGCCATGGTCACCTTGAAGGGGATCGTGTACTGATGCGCATGGGAGCCATCATAAAAAATTCCCTCCGCATCATGGATTCCGCCTACAGGTACGGTGGAGAAGAATTTACCGTTCTTCTGCCGGAAACCGAGGTCAAGGAAGCCCTTGTGGTGGCACAACGTATTCAGGAAGGACTGGCCAGTGAAAAATTCTTCCCGGCCAGCATGCCTCAACCTGTTTATATTACCGTAAGCATAGGTATTACAGAGTATATTACAGAAGAAAACCTTGTAACCTTTATCCAGCGTGCGGATATGGCCATGTACTGTTCCAAAAAGAACGGCAGAAACCAGATCACCACCCTGATGAGCAATGATTGCAGAGAAAGTATGCAATGCCTGAAATCCTGGTCCTCAAAAATCCCGGACTGA
- a CDS encoding nitroreductase family protein: MFRTLVEKSRSIRRFAEEEAITAATLEGLVELVRFTPSAGNLQALGYRLVVDVAEKEAVFSALGWAAYLKDWPGPAAGQRPAAYIVICGPVKGSAFLLCDLGIAAQTMALGAAEKGLGTCMLGSMDKKALRRVLHIPEELEVLLVLALGKPAETVVVDTMEEGDSVHYWRDETDVHHVPKRPLAKLLLP, from the coding sequence ATGTTCAGAACTCTTGTGGAAAAAAGCCGTTCCATCCGCCGCTTTGCCGAAGAAGAAGCCATTACGGCGGCCACCCTTGAAGGTCTTGTGGAGCTGGTCCGCTTTACGCCTTCTGCCGGAAACCTTCAGGCACTTGGCTATCGTCTGGTTGTGGATGTTGCAGAAAAAGAGGCGGTTTTTTCGGCCCTTGGCTGGGCAGCCTATCTCAAGGACTGGCCCGGCCCTGCTGCAGGGCAGCGGCCTGCGGCCTATATTGTGATCTGCGGGCCGGTAAAGGGTTCTGCCTTTCTTCTCTGTGATCTTGGTATTGCTGCCCAGACCATGGCTCTGGGGGCTGCGGAAAAGGGGCTTGGCACCTGCATGCTGGGCAGTATGGATAAAAAAGCCCTGCGCAGGGTGCTGCATATACCCGAAGAGCTTGAGGTCCTGCTGGTTCTGGCCTTAGGCAAACCCGCAGAGACGGTTGTGGTGGATACCATGGAAGAGGGGGATTCCGTGCATTACTGGCGGGATGAGACGGATGTGCATCATGTACCTAAACGCCCGCTGGCAAAGCTTCTGCTTCCTTAG
- a CDS encoding XTP/dITP diphosphatase, giving the protein MKKMILVLATGNSGKKRELMSMLEGFPVEIRNLSDFGPIPEIVEDGATFDDNAYKKASLTARYLGFAAIADDSGLEVEALDGAPGVHSARFSGDNASDAANNEKLLTALEGVENRKAAFKCVISIAVPTGQALTYEGSCAGEILREPRGDMGFGYDPLFFCPELQKTFGEADLEEKGRVSHRGRALTEVGREFDKILVWLEQNMPRLEKFDCVR; this is encoded by the coding sequence ATGAAAAAAATGATACTTGTGCTGGCTACGGGGAATTCTGGAAAAAAACGGGAACTCATGTCCATGCTGGAGGGTTTTCCCGTGGAAATCAGAAACCTTTCGGATTTTGGTCCTATTCCTGAAATTGTGGAAGATGGAGCCACCTTTGATGATAATGCCTACAAAAAGGCTTCTCTTACGGCCCGTTACCTCGGGTTTGCTGCCATTGCCGATGATTCAGGCCTTGAGGTGGAGGCGCTGGATGGAGCGCCGGGTGTTCATTCAGCCCGTTTTTCCGGGGACAACGCCAGTGATGCGGCAAATAATGAAAAGCTTCTGACTGCCCTGGAAGGGGTGGAAAACCGGAAGGCCGCTTTCAAGTGTGTCATTTCCATTGCCGTTCCCACGGGGCAGGCCCTGACCTATGAGGGGAGCTGTGCAGGGGAGATTCTCAGGGAACCAAGGGGAGATATGGGTTTTGGTTATGATCCGCTTTTTTTCTGTCCTGAGCTGCAAAAAACCTTTGGGGAAGCGGACCTTGAAGAAAAGGGAAGGGTAAGTCACCGGGGCCGGGCTCTGACGGAGGTAGGCAGGGAGTTTGATAAGATTCTTGTCTGGCTGGAACAGAATATGCCCCGTCTGGAAAAGTTTGATTGTGTCCGCTGA
- a CDS encoding sensor domain-containing protein gives MSHPSHLPQDLEFLLKGLESRIADISHAMEKGKKVLDKEDLLRLAAWDVTDMGLCIVDENGLFVDVNPAYTRIYGYTREELRGRPFTMVLPEDREAMGRKALKDFFESGDEPVMEWEVRRKDGTLFPILATAGLFKDDKGAKYKITSVMDITRTRKDRELHQRLGFIFENLKEEIFLINPETFCFEEANASAINNSGFDLNTLRSMVFWELFIGADAAAFKDLVAEMGICSEGKRRFQVYVCRRDKTCYEAEVRLQRIRTEETCVIAMLVRDISESMETLRALKESEENLSEAQQVAGIGSWKLNRNTDTLRWSRQMFRIMGMPSDGPLPDFASFLKKVPERDHANIEKALDAAWKGGEAFQLEHGVFVNRELRIISVLGRAIKDAEGRVQHLVGTSQDITEKKKAEAELHKLTMAIEQSTNVVFITDRHGTIEYVNGVFERVTGYVREEAIGQNPRILASGETRPETYATLWETILSGQTWRGDFKNKTKGGSFYWGKGLITPVRGLGGEIVHFLAIQEDITEKKQAEERALYLETYDVQTGLLNRDSFIRRLDGEFSGTGAGLLIDIDGFKLVNDQIGYARGDQVLRALIRSVDQVMDARLAADRWFMGRFGGDQMALFIRNMGSAEALALGEEIRRQVEAKRFDDSGLRLTVSAGLALIPEHAGDAVTLLAVLDAALGKAKELGKNRCRIFVPEDREGELKRATFHKKQRILDALAGDRFEVWYQPLLHLVSRKIFHYEALVRMRDLEGNVVLPGAFIQAAERHGLVGSIDRVVAQKTFALQAMLEKQGKKLSFSMNLSARDLADAGMAAFLQKSIKESGADPEKLIFEITETAAIQDMDRALDFIRQMKALGCRFSLDDFGVGFTSFVYLRELGVDYIKIDGSFIRKLHERQEDRSVVRAIAQMARELGIMTVAEFVEVPETLEILSGFGVDFGQGFFIGKPAPASLAFSGIPVLP, from the coding sequence ATGTCCCACCCATCCCATCTGCCGCAGGATCTGGAGTTTCTTTTGAAGGGCCTTGAAAGCCGCATTGCCGATATTTCCCATGCCATGGAAAAGGGTAAAAAGGTTCTTGATAAGGAGGATCTTTTGCGCCTTGCCGCCTGGGATGTGACAGACATGGGGCTTTGCATTGTGGATGAAAATGGCCTTTTTGTGGATGTTAATCCAGCCTATACACGGATATACGGCTATACCCGCGAAGAATTAAGGGGCAGGCCCTTTACCATGGTGCTGCCCGAAGACCGGGAAGCCATGGGAAGAAAAGCCTTAAAGGATTTTTTTGAAAGTGGTGATGAGCCTGTGATGGAATGGGAGGTAAGGAGAAAGGACGGCACCCTTTTTCCCATTCTGGCCACAGCCGGTCTTTTTAAGGATGATAAGGGCGCAAAATATAAAATCACCAGTGTTATGGATATCACCCGGACCAGAAAAGACAGGGAGCTGCACCAGCGTCTTGGTTTTATCTTTGAAAACCTCAAGGAAGAAATCTTTCTCATCAATCCTGAAACCTTCTGCTTTGAAGAAGCCAATGCCAGCGCCATAAACAATAGCGGATTTGATCTGAATACCCTTCGGTCCATGGTTTTCTGGGAGCTTTTCATCGGGGCCGATGCTGCAGCCTTTAAGGATCTGGTCGCAGAAATGGGAATCTGCTCCGAAGGTAAAAGGCGATTTCAGGTCTATGTCTGTCGCAGGGACAAGACCTGCTATGAGGCGGAAGTACGTCTCCAGCGCATCCGCACCGAAGAAACCTGTGTCATTGCCATGCTGGTCCGGGATATTTCTGAATCCATGGAAACCCTGAGAGCCTTAAAGGAAAGCGAGGAAAATCTTTCCGAAGCTCAGCAGGTGGCGGGTATAGGAAGCTGGAAGTTGAACAGGAATACCGATACGCTGCGCTGGAGCCGTCAGATGTTCAGGATTATGGGGATGCCTTCAGACGGCCCGCTGCCGGATTTTGCATCATTTTTAAAAAAGGTGCCGGAAAGGGATCATGCTAATATTGAAAAGGCTCTGGATGCTGCCTGGAAGGGGGGCGAGGCTTTTCAGCTGGAGCATGGGGTTTTTGTGAACCGGGAGCTGCGTATTATTTCTGTTCTTGGCCGGGCCATCAAGGATGCTGAAGGCAGGGTTCAGCATCTGGTGGGAACTTCCCAGGATATTACGGAAAAAAAGAAGGCCGAGGCCGAGCTTCATAAACTCACCATGGCCATTGAACAGAGTACCAATGTGGTCTTCATTACGGACCGCCATGGCACCATAGAATATGTAAACGGGGTTTTTGAAAGGGTGACGGGCTATGTCAGGGAAGAGGCCATTGGCCAGAATCCCCGTATTCTGGCTTCCGGAGAAACCCGACCTGAAACCTATGCAACCCTCTGGGAGACCATTCTTTCAGGCCAGACATGGCGGGGAGATTTCAAGAACAAAACCAAGGGTGGCTCTTTCTACTGGGGCAAGGGGCTGATTACTCCCGTGCGGGGCCTTGGCGGTGAGATTGTTCATTTTCTGGCCATACAGGAAGATATTACGGAGAAAAAACAGGCCGAAGAACGGGCTTTATATCTTGAAACCTATGATGTGCAGACAGGTCTTTTGAACCGGGACAGTTTCATCCGCAGGCTGGACGGGGAGTTTTCCGGAACGGGTGCGGGGCTTCTCATCGACATTGATGGTTTCAAGCTGGTCAATGATCAGATCGGGTATGCCCGTGGGGATCAGGTTTTGAGGGCGCTGATCCGGAGTGTGGATCAGGTCATGGATGCCAGACTGGCAGCGGATCGCTGGTTTATGGGGCGTTTTGGTGGAGATCAGATGGCCCTTTTTATAAGGAATATGGGTTCTGCCGAGGCCCTTGCCCTGGGAGAAGAAATCCGCAGACAGGTGGAAGCAAAGCGTTTTGATGACAGCGGTCTGAGGTTAACCGTATCTGCGGGTCTGGCATTGATTCCTGAACATGCGGGCGATGCAGTCACCTTGCTGGCTGTGCTGGATGCGGCACTGGGGAAGGCCAAGGAGCTGGGCAAGAACAGGTGTCGTATTTTTGTTCCCGAAGACCGGGAAGGGGAGCTGAAACGGGCTACCTTCCATAAGAAACAGCGGATTCTTGATGCTTTGGCAGGGGACCGCTTTGAGGTCTGGTATCAGCCCCTGCTGCATCTGGTTTCAAGAAAAATATTCCATTATGAGGCTCTGGTACGGATGCGGGATTTAGAAGGTAATGTGGTTCTTCCCGGAGCCTTCATACAGGCGGCGGAACGCCATGGGCTTGTGGGTTCCATAGACCGGGTTGTGGCACAAAAAACCTTTGCCCTGCAGGCCATGCTGGAAAAACAGGGGAAAAAACTATCTTTTTCCATGAATCTTTCCGCAAGGGATCTGGCCGATGCGGGTATGGCTGCCTTCCTTCAGAAAAGCATTAAAGAAAGCGGTGCAGACCCGGAGAAGCTTATTTTTGAAATCACGGAAACCGCAGCCATTCAGGATATGGACAGGGCACTGGATTTTATCCGGCAGATGAAGGCTCTGGGATGCCGTTTTTCTCTGGATGATTTTGGGGTTGGTTTCACCAGTTTTGTCTACCTGCGGGAGTTGGGTGTGGATTATATCAAGATAGACGGTTCCTTTATCCGCAAGCTCCACGAAAGACAGGAAGACCGTAGTGTGGTCCGGGCCATTGCCCAGATGGCAAGGGAGCTGGGTATCATGACTGTGGCTGAGTTTGTGGAAGTACCCGAAACGCTGGAAATTCTTTCCGGGTTTGGTGTGGATTTCGGTCAGGGTTTTTTCATAGGAAAACCGGCACCGGCTTCCCTTGCCTTCAGTGGTATTCCTGTTCTGCCTTAG
- a CDS encoding indolepyruvate oxidoreductase subunit beta — MEPKRLIIVAVGGQGNLLASHVLGEAALMSGVPVRMSEIHGMAQRGGVVESALVFGDAKSTIISDGEADLFVSFEPCEALRALKKCNANTVAITNTRPLPPFTAFIGRGTYPDVETVTETLRNKTGRLIAFDATTLAEEAGNPMCLNMVLLGTLIGTGVLPITADSIREAIRTRTKADFVEMNLAAFEKGFARAA; from the coding sequence ATGGAACCCAAACGCCTTATTATCGTTGCAGTAGGTGGTCAGGGCAACCTGCTCGCCTCCCATGTTCTTGGTGAAGCCGCCCTCATGTCGGGTGTGCCTGTGCGCATGAGTGAAATCCACGGCATGGCCCAGAGGGGTGGTGTTGTGGAATCTGCTCTGGTTTTCGGAGATGCCAAATCCACCATCATCTCCGATGGAGAAGCGGATCTTTTTGTAAGTTTTGAGCCATGCGAAGCCCTGCGGGCTTTAAAAAAATGCAATGCCAATACCGTTGCCATCACCAATACCCGTCCCCTGCCCCCTTTCACGGCCTTTATAGGCCGGGGCACCTATCCTGATGTGGAAACGGTAACAGAAACCCTCAGGAATAAAACCGGCCGTCTCATTGCCTTTGATGCAACGACCCTTGCCGAGGAAGCTGGCAATCCCATGTGTCTCAATATGGTACTGCTGGGCACCCTCATAGGAACAGGCGTTCTTCCCATCACTGCGGATTCCATCCGGGAAGCCATCCGAACCCGGACCAAAGCCGACTTTGTGGAAATGAACCTTGCAGCCTTTGAAAAGGGTTTTGCCAGAGCCGCCTGA
- the iorA gene encoding indolepyruvate ferredoxin oxidoreductase subunit alpha, with product MHKLLTDKPGESMFLLGNEAIARGAMEAGVAFTSTYPGTPSSELSLNFFQMSRESDLYFEYSTNEKVSLEVAAAAANCGIRSMCMMKHVGLNVAADVLMTLAYVGVTGGLVILTADDPFMFSSQNEQDNRYYAKFGGLPMMEPSSVEEAKEMVKDAFELSEKLKRPVLFRTTTRINHSTSVVTLGELPPRKTKGDFIKDPMRCVTVPAVSRGLHVKLLADLKTAQGMAEDSSWNFMEGKGSFGIIANGVSYTYAADAVKDLGASEKIKILRLGFSNPMPEAMIKDFIKGCDKVLIIEEGEPFMEEAVKAFAQEEGLTLPIAGKNENLFSRLFEFDPAMVRKNIASFFDIELDAPAPVDAQGVPDLPIRPPTLCAGCSHRSIFYAAKKACEGMDVVFPSDIGCYTLGFLPPLGMGDFVVCMGASSGTACGFSTVTDKKVVAFVGDSTFFHSGLSGLINGVFNNHNYTLVILDNRTTAMTGHQPNPGVDMTELAMENYNTVDIEAVVKAIGVKHVSTIRAFNVKKAIETIQESVAFEGISVIIVKEKCALYAKNLKQLKGKPFQVNPDKCKNHMECINALGCPAFYVKDGKPGIHAHVCVGCALCAQACPENAIVPARSL from the coding sequence ATGCATAAACTTCTGACCGACAAGCCCGGCGAATCCATGTTTCTGCTAGGAAACGAGGCCATTGCCAGGGGTGCCATGGAAGCGGGTGTGGCCTTTACATCCACCTATCCCGGCACACCCTCTTCCGAACTTTCCCTGAACTTTTTTCAGATGTCCCGGGAAAGCGACCTTTATTTTGAATACAGCACCAACGAAAAAGTTTCCCTTGAAGTAGCTGCCGCTGCTGCCAACTGTGGCATCCGCAGCATGTGCATGATGAAACACGTAGGCCTCAATGTGGCTGCGGATGTGCTAATGACCCTTGCCTATGTGGGGGTAACGGGCGGCCTTGTCATCCTCACCGCAGATGATCCTTTCATGTTCTCCAGCCAGAATGAACAGGACAACCGCTATTATGCCAAATTCGGTGGCCTGCCCATGATGGAGCCTTCTTCCGTGGAAGAAGCCAAGGAAATGGTCAAGGATGCCTTCGAGCTTTCAGAAAAACTGAAAAGGCCCGTTCTGTTCCGTACCACCACCCGCATAAATCACTCCACCTCCGTTGTTACCTTAGGAGAGCTGCCCCCCCGTAAAACCAAAGGGGATTTCATTAAAGATCCCATGCGCTGTGTCACAGTACCTGCGGTTTCAAGGGGCTTGCACGTAAAACTGCTGGCAGATCTTAAAACAGCTCAGGGAATGGCAGAAGACTCTTCCTGGAACTTTATGGAAGGAAAGGGGTCTTTCGGCATCATTGCCAATGGAGTAAGCTATACCTATGCTGCGGATGCGGTAAAGGATCTTGGAGCATCGGAGAAGATAAAAATTCTGCGCCTGGGCTTTTCCAACCCCATGCCCGAAGCAATGATTAAAGACTTTATTAAAGGTTGTGACAAAGTACTTATCATTGAAGAAGGCGAACCCTTCATGGAAGAAGCCGTCAAGGCCTTTGCCCAGGAAGAAGGCCTCACCCTTCCCATAGCAGGAAAAAATGAGAACCTTTTCTCAAGGCTCTTTGAATTTGATCCGGCCATGGTCCGTAAAAACATTGCTTCCTTCTTTGATATTGAACTGGATGCACCCGCTCCAGTGGACGCTCAGGGTGTTCCTGATCTTCCCATACGTCCGCCCACCCTCTGTGCCGGATGCTCCCACAGATCCATTTTCTATGCCGCAAAAAAAGCCTGCGAAGGCATGGATGTAGTCTTCCCTTCAGATATCGGCTGCTATACCTTAGGTTTTCTTCCACCTCTGGGCATGGGTGATTTTGTGGTATGCATGGGTGCTTCCTCAGGCACAGCCTGCGGTTTCTCCACGGTAACGGACAAAAAGGTTGTGGCCTTTGTGGGGGATTCCACCTTCTTCCATTCCGGCCTTTCCGGACTGATCAACGGGGTATTCAACAACCACAACTACACTCTGGTTATCCTTGACAACCGCACCACCGCCATGACAGGACACCAGCCCAACCCCGGTGTGGACATGACGGAACTTGCCATGGAAAACTACAACACCGTGGACATCGAAGCCGTTGTGAAAGCCATTGGCGTCAAGCATGTTTCCACTATCCGTGCCTTCAATGTAAAAAAAGCCATTGAAACCATACAGGAATCCGTTGCCTTTGAGGGGATTTCCGTAATCATCGTCAAGGAAAAATGCGCCCTCTATGCAAAAAACCTGAAACAGCTCAAAGGTAAGCCCTTCCAGGTTAATCCGGATAAATGTAAAAACCACATGGAATGCATCAATGCCCTTGGATGCCCTGCCTTCTACGTCAAGGACGGCAAACCCGGCATTCACGCCCATGTCTGTGTGGGATGCGCCCTCTGTGCCCAGGCCTGTCCTGAAAACGCCATAGTACCGGCCAGAAGCCTTTAA
- a CDS encoding GNAT family N-acetyltransferase, with product MPEILVLKNPGLTECRDIMALYQAENWWQGPEDLTLVARIIAGSHLFLTARTENRIIAMGRVISDGVCDAYIQDVTVHKDWRGQGIGARIIQELCQLLATEGIEWIGLIAERGSHPFYEKLDFGIMPGSLPMLHGKTLKMMGFAPDVSGKK from the coding sequence ATGCCTGAAATCCTGGTCCTCAAAAATCCCGGACTGACGGAGTGCCGGGATATTATGGCCCTCTACCAGGCTGAAAACTGGTGGCAGGGTCCCGAAGATCTGACGCTGGTTGCCCGCATAATTGCAGGCAGCCATCTTTTTTTAACCGCCCGTACAGAAAACCGTATTATTGCCATGGGCAGGGTGATCAGTGACGGTGTATGTGACGCCTACATACAGGATGTCACCGTGCATAAAGACTGGCGCGGACAGGGTATCGGCGCTCGTATAATTCAGGAGCTGTGCCAACTGCTTGCCACAGAAGGCATTGAGTGGATAGGACTAATCGCAGAAAGGGGCTCCCACCCCTTTTATGAAAAACTGGACTTTGGCATCATGCCCGGCTCTCTGCCCATGCTCCATGGAAAAACCCTTAAAATGATGGGCTTTGCCCCGGATGTATCAGGAAAAAAATGA
- a CDS encoding lipocalin-like domain-containing protein, translating to MKKFKVFLLVFFSLCIFPFFVSAGDFPRVDGPCGLVFPKDHGPHPDFRTEWWYYTGNLMTDTGRHFGYQLTFFRSRLGPPGRFTQPEKSSPWRTEEIWMAHGAVSDMEGRRHFHASRLMRPEPGMVSWGMEDSAFFIHMGEWKMNLGEKKQHLALVEHDFAFSFELEPEKPLILHGDGGYSLKGNAPERASCYYSFTRLKTRGSIILGEEKYGLEGLSWMDHEFSSEPLDPDAVGWDWFSIHLSDAYDLMFFQVRAKDGSALIYSGTLVDPEGKSVSIPMEDVALSVQSTWRSPESGAVYPVAWRLQLPSVDLDLYFETPLKDQEMRPQDSPGSVIYWEGSILVSGTRKGKALTGKGYAELTGYAGSMAGRL from the coding sequence ATGAAAAAGTTTAAGGTTTTTCTTCTTGTTTTTTTTTCGCTCTGTATTTTTCCCTTCTTTGTCTCCGCCGGGGATTTTCCCCGGGTGGACGGACCCTGCGGGCTGGTTTTTCCCAAAGATCATGGTCCCCATCCGGATTTCCGGACGGAATGGTGGTATTACACCGGCAACCTCATGACGGATACGGGGCGGCACTTTGGCTATCAGCTCACCTTTTTCCGTTCCCGCCTTGGGCCACCGGGTCGCTTTACACAGCCGGAAAAGTCTTCCCCATGGCGGACAGAAGAAATATGGATGGCCCACGGGGCTGTTTCCGATATGGAGGGCAGAAGACATTTCCATGCCAGCCGTCTGATGCGGCCTGAGCCGGGGATGGTTTCATGGGGCATGGAGGATTCCGCCTTTTTTATCCATATGGGCGAGTGGAAAATGAACCTTGGGGAAAAAAAGCAGCACCTTGCACTTGTGGAGCATGATTTTGCCTTTTCCTTTGAGCTTGAGCCTGAAAAACCCCTTATACTGCATGGCGATGGGGGTTATTCCCTTAAGGGAAATGCTCCGGAGAGGGCCAGTTGTTATTATTCCTTCACCCGTCTGAAAACCCGTGGCAGTATAATACTGGGGGAAGAAAAGTATGGGCTTGAAGGTTTGTCCTGGATGGATCATGAGTTTTCATCGGAACCTCTGGATCCCGATGCCGTGGGCTGGGACTGGTTTTCCATTCATCTTTCCGACGCTTATGATCTCATGTTTTTTCAGGTGCGTGCAAAGGACGGCTCTGCCCTGATTTACTCCGGAACCCTTGTGGACCCTGAAGGAAAAAGTGTTTCAATCCCCATGGAAGATGTGGCATTATCTGTTCAAAGCACCTGGCGCAGCCCGGAATCCGGGGCTGTTTATCCGGTGGCCTGGCGATTACAACTGCCCTCTGTGGATCTGGATCTTTACTTTGAGACGCCCCTTAAGGATCAGGAAATGCGTCCGCAGGACAGCCCCGGCAGTGTCATTTACTGGGAGGGCAGCATCCTTGTTTCAGGAACCCGAAAGGGAAAAGCCCTGACGGGAAAAGGCTATGCCGAACTGACGGGGTATGCGGGTTCCATGGCCGGGAGGCTGTAG
- a CDS encoding DUF2156 domain-containing protein has protein sequence MKFRKISIQDYNELVPYFKNQKYPLCSYSLPSLLSWQTKAYHPVAALEADSLIIAADYIHQTELRHLILPLSPERDWTPEELHKLCLDSGFPAIWFVPETWLEKVDQEALQNFFTVEEQSAYTDYIYAKEDLAELKGRKYAKKRNLISQFERNFSEDRIDIRSITKEDTPECLDFLEEWCRERKCDRDPEADMACEKIAAANAIELIDNTEFRGLRLSLDGRLVAFGIGNRLTADMGVLHFEKAMGSVKGLYQYFDRECCRRLFSEDILFINKESDMDEPGLAHAKSSYYPIRKEKSFVLTLL, from the coding sequence ATGAAGTTTAGAAAGATTTCCATTCAGGATTACAATGAACTCGTCCCCTATTTCAAAAACCAGAAATACCCCCTTTGCAGCTACTCTCTGCCTTCTCTTCTCTCATGGCAGACAAAGGCCTACCATCCCGTAGCTGCCCTTGAGGCAGACAGCCTTATCATTGCAGCAGATTACATTCACCAGACGGAACTGCGCCACCTCATCCTTCCCCTGTCCCCGGAAAGGGACTGGACGCCGGAAGAGCTGCATAAGCTCTGCCTTGACTCCGGTTTTCCAGCCATCTGGTTTGTACCTGAAACCTGGCTTGAAAAGGTGGATCAGGAAGCTCTGCAAAACTTTTTCACGGTGGAAGAGCAGAGTGCCTATACGGATTATATCTATGCCAAAGAAGATCTGGCGGAACTCAAGGGAAGAAAGTACGCAAAAAAACGCAACCTCATCTCCCAGTTCGAAAGAAATTTCAGTGAAGACCGGATAGATATCCGCTCCATCACCAAAGAAGATACTCCCGAATGTCTGGATTTTCTCGAGGAATGGTGCAGGGAGCGCAAATGTGACAGGGACCCTGAAGCGGATATGGCCTGTGAAAAAATTGCTGCGGCCAATGCCATAGAACTCATTGACAATACAGAATTCAGGGGATTAAGACTTTCACTGGATGGCAGGCTTGTGGCCTTTGGCATTGGCAACCGGCTGACTGCGGATATGGGTGTGCTGCACTTTGAAAAGGCAATGGGTTCTGTCAAAGGATTGTATCAGTATTTTGACAGGGAATGCTGCCGCAGGCTTTTTTCTGAGGATATTCTCTTCATCAACAAGGAATCGGACATGGATGAGCCTGGACTGGCCCATGCCAAGAGCTCCTATTATCCCATACGCAAAGAAAAGTCCTTTGTTCTGACCCTCCTTTGA